Proteins found in one Methanospirillum hungatei JF-1 genomic segment:
- a CDS encoding PAS domain-containing protein — protein sequence MISALYVDDDPSFLEIGKMFLEHSGMIQITTAISAKAALETMQEQIFDVIISDYEMPGMNGIEFLKKIREKNAIIPFIIFTGRGREDVAIEALNSGASFYLQKDGNPAALFIELINMVNRAVQHAHAAFELEKKNEELTSLNEELAASEEELRRTIEQLALQSEQIRESEERYRLVMEATSDGIWDWNLKTNEAFFSDWYYRMIGYEPGEFEGNYENWRSLLHPDDVIRAEKEIQESLTRKDKGFDIEFRIRTKNGDYRYIHGRGKVVAWDNEGNPCRMVGSHIDITDRKRMESALLDSEEKYRLLAEKSRDLIFMLRLPEWKYEYISPSVLEITGYTQEEFYRNPDLLRRCIAPHSLEYFEKAYKDLLNGIIPETYEFQIITKSGELKWVSQRNSPITDKSGTITALQGIVTDITERKTSEEIVCEAMQKYETLFSSVPTGIIVTDENGAIIEVNQHAARILHVSREELIDKGISRPEWTIFKNDGTIVSSSQTYPLLELLKQGENIAGIEIGIQNPNGEIAWIMATASLLRLKGYGSVVSFLDIGEQRRISQALTMVNKKLSLLTSITRHDVKNSLTALKGFLYLLAEEIDTESEKELIGRIGSITGDIERKILFTSTYQNIGAESPQWQNISHLVDALNADGMKVVNELKGLEVFADQMLGMVFENLIQNSLMHGEKVSQILLSKRQEGQDLIILYEDDGIGIPDSEKENIFERGYGKNTGFGLFLIKEILSITGLSIRETGKYGEGARFEILVPQGSYRFS from the coding sequence ATGATCTCAGCGCTCTATGTCGATGATGATCCATCCTTTCTTGAAATTGGAAAGATGTTTCTTGAACATTCCGGCATGATTCAGATTACTACGGCGATATCTGCGAAAGCTGCATTGGAGACCATGCAGGAGCAAATATTTGATGTGATCATTTCTGATTATGAAATGCCAGGAATGAACGGAATTGAATTTTTAAAAAAGATTCGTGAGAAGAACGCAATCATTCCTTTTATAATATTCACCGGAAGGGGGAGGGAGGATGTCGCAATCGAAGCGCTGAATTCCGGGGCGTCATTCTATCTGCAAAAAGACGGGAATCCTGCTGCTCTTTTTATTGAACTAATCAATATGGTGAACCGGGCTGTTCAGCACGCACATGCAGCATTTGAACTTGAAAAGAAAAATGAGGAACTAACATCATTAAATGAAGAGCTTGCTGCGTCTGAAGAGGAGCTTCGAAGGACGATTGAACAACTTGCCCTGCAGTCTGAACAAATACGGGAGAGTGAGGAACGGTACAGATTGGTCATGGAAGCGACCAGTGATGGAATCTGGGATTGGAATCTCAAGACCAACGAGGCTTTTTTTAGTGACTGGTACTACCGGATGATCGGATATGAGCCTGGAGAATTTGAGGGTAATTATGAGAACTGGCGGTCACTTCTTCATCCTGATGATGTGATTCGTGCTGAAAAGGAGATACAGGAGAGCCTTACCAGAAAGGACAAAGGGTTTGATATCGAGTTTCGCATCAGGACAAAAAATGGTGACTACCGGTACATCCATGGAAGAGGAAAGGTTGTTGCATGGGATAATGAAGGCAATCCCTGCCGGATGGTCGGATCTCATATCGATATTACCGACAGAAAACGGATGGAATCGGCTCTTCTTGATAGTGAAGAGAAATACCGACTTCTTGCAGAGAAATCAAGAGATCTTATCTTCATGCTCCGCCTCCCTGAATGGAAATATGAATATATTAGTCCCTCAGTTCTGGAGATTACGGGGTATACCCAGGAGGAATTTTATAGAAACCCAGATTTACTTCGAAGATGTATAGCCCCGCACAGCCTTGAATACTTTGAGAAGGCATATAAAGACCTGCTCAATGGGATTATTCCGGAGACGTATGAATTTCAGATTATCACCAAATCAGGAGAACTGAAATGGGTATCCCAGAGAAATTCCCCGATAACAGATAAATCAGGCACCATTACTGCGTTGCAGGGGATTGTTACTGATATTACCGAACGTAAAACCAGTGAAGAGATCGTCTGTGAAGCAATGCAGAAGTATGAGACGCTGTTCTCCAGTGTTCCAACCGGCATTATCGTGACGGATGAGAATGGTGCAATCATTGAAGTGAACCAGCATGCAGCACGGATTCTGCATGTCAGCCGTGAAGAACTCATTGATAAAGGCATCTCTAGACCAGAATGGACAATATTTAAAAATGACGGCACCATAGTCAGCTCATCACAAACCTACCCTTTACTAGAACTTCTCAAACAAGGAGAAAATATTGCAGGAATTGAAATCGGTATACAAAACCCAAACGGAGAGATAGCATGGATAATGGCAACGGCATCCTTACTCAGGCTGAAAGGATATGGATCGGTAGTTTCTTTCCTTGACATCGGAGAACAGAGACGAATATCCCAGGCTCTTACCATGGTTAATAAAAAACTCTCCCTGCTTACCAGCATCACCCGTCATGATGTGAAAAACAGTTTGACTGCCCTGAAAGGATTTCTTTACCTCCTGGCAGAAGAAATTGACACCGAGAGTGAAAAAGAGTTAATCGGCCGGATTGGCTCTATAACCGGAGATATTGAACGAAAAATTCTGTTCACCAGTACCTATCAGAATATTGGAGCCGAAAGCCCGCAATGGCAGAATATTTCCCATCTGGTTGATGCTTTAAATGCTGATGGAATGAAGGTAGTCAATGAATTAAAAGGTCTTGAAGTTTTTGCAGATCAGATGCTGGGTATGGTCTTTGAAAATCTGATTCAGAACAGTCTGATGCATGGAGAAAAAGTCAGCCAGATACTTTTGTCTAAAAGACAGGAGGGACAGGATCTGATAATTCTCTATGAGGATGACGGAATAGGTATTCCGGATTCTGAAAAGGAAAATATTTTTGAACGAGGTTATGGAAAAAATACCGGTTTCGGGCTTTTTCTGATCAAGGAGATTCTCTCGATAACCGGTCTGTCAATACGGGAGACGGGGAAGTATGGGGAGGGGGCAAGATTTGAAATACTGGTCCCCCAGGGTTCTTATCGGTTTTCTTAA
- a CDS encoding PD-(D/E)XK nuclease family protein, with the protein MPGQIVLIHAVPGTGLSETVNTYISHIKEDPFGSWLILPTHRLIRMVRDQLIKSGITFLPDHICTPDDLCRYLIDRYGDGTVLIKPETSRLLLVDLLKKHQDELTLFFAQKNPSPRAVQDLQILMQVIIRREIDYPACLGPLQSEKSHQISLLISAYQHILSENNLVDQDTLLSWTIDFLKKRDPTDIRSIIRHVHIFGLFEPMPLEKRLICTLGEVGETLHYTLPDGKDPDIFSDTGDWLSYGSEEVIPSTGMEQQMTTIFCHDPSGNDDYLNFPHISGMGFSDPATEMREVIREIVRLHEIGVSYEDIAIATPDFRSTRVYALEACTDSGIPVRPSQGSLLQSSPLIAYYLSIFDLIEKGMRYDELVRVIQSPYCRFRWEPEEDADQKSGDQKKSGKRDSRYKYLSYKNFDLLCRTYGLDGGHIDWEKRLPDVLLFSDDEGDEQPLPDGQGFVQSKKPVSRTYHPRRPLEKQEIADTIEGIIRLVGIIKRLRDKRTIREHIWHFKTILKEIGSPVPGLAHANSLNAWLTDEEYLDLSSFHTLLSELQDLSGTGVISYLNPAVPVTFIDFIGAVRHVLQEKSGNVSPDASGVILTGIREIAHQHYPYVFLVSLNEGHIPRLTTRLPFTNSSENSRMDTRTLSDILRQEKYQFITALAAGTTHLYLSWYEHKDERTVLSSVFIDYLKSSTLLPEWGRGSDEGGYSGFPGDMEASYSAGVCIHNSEWERSRSYIPEDVLLSSLVQRISIERTYRFRLNRSEYDGIIGDDQIIRSALHFQFSPAYSWSASMLETYAKCPFRFYLERVLHIRPLPDIGSDIPPETKGNLIHVIMSRFKRTMHENRLLPIKEAGFDTALSLIRDIAEEECDKVPYTTPLWIAKKRQIMGGEDIGGGILERFIMTEIDRLSPDEDGRVPHQFTPRFFEYSFGAVRGPDDDPDSRTEPVDLLAIQRELKKSQNPGQNDRDTSESENSIRFIGKIDRIDLTPDGLFGIIDYKTGKNIPGSSDLTRMTALQLPLYLLAYQHISSNKPVFGSYIQLQRKILHSIPLYDPTLKQTLPKGKLPRSEPQWQEILENALHSSISHVHDIRNGLFPIQATTECNADWYCPYKTICRFQPDRGSQLGEWYRYPSVSDVCLEEAEA; encoded by the coding sequence ATGCCAGGTCAGATCGTTCTTATTCATGCAGTTCCCGGCACCGGTCTAAGTGAGACGGTCAATACTTATATATCCCATATCAAAGAGGATCCCTTTGGCTCGTGGTTGATTCTTCCGACACACAGACTAATCAGGATGGTTCGGGACCAGCTGATCAAGTCCGGAATCACCTTTCTTCCTGACCACATCTGCACTCCTGATGACCTGTGCAGATATCTTATCGACCGGTATGGAGATGGAACGGTTCTCATAAAGCCGGAGACATCACGTCTTCTTCTTGTAGATCTGTTAAAAAAACACCAGGATGAACTCACCCTCTTTTTTGCCCAGAAAAATCCATCGCCCCGTGCAGTCCAGGACCTTCAGATCCTCATGCAGGTCATCATCCGGAGAGAGATAGACTATCCTGCCTGCCTGGGGCCTCTGCAATCTGAAAAAAGTCATCAGATATCTCTTCTAATATCCGCATATCAACACATACTCAGTGAAAACAATCTCGTAGATCAGGATACCCTGCTCTCATGGACGATAGATTTTCTTAAGAAAAGAGATCCTACGGATATCAGGTCAATCATCCGTCATGTCCATATATTCGGACTTTTTGAACCTATGCCCCTTGAAAAAAGATTGATATGCACATTGGGAGAAGTAGGCGAAACCCTGCATTATACGCTTCCCGATGGGAAAGATCCGGATATTTTTTCAGACACGGGTGACTGGCTCTCCTATGGGAGTGAGGAGGTCATACCATCAACCGGGATGGAGCAGCAAATGACGACCATCTTCTGTCATGATCCATCCGGAAATGATGACTACCTGAACTTTCCCCATATATCTGGAATGGGGTTTTCAGATCCGGCGACGGAGATGAGAGAGGTGATACGGGAAATCGTGCGGTTGCATGAAATTGGAGTTTCTTATGAGGATATCGCAATTGCCACTCCTGATTTCAGGTCTACCCGTGTCTATGCGTTGGAAGCATGTACTGATTCTGGTATACCTGTCCGACCATCACAAGGCTCTCTTCTGCAATCCTCTCCACTTATCGCATATTATCTCTCCATTTTTGATCTCATAGAAAAAGGGATGCGATATGATGAGTTGGTACGAGTCATACAAAGTCCGTATTGCAGGTTCCGATGGGAGCCAGAAGAAGACGCGGATCAAAAATCAGGCGACCAGAAGAAGAGCGGAAAGAGAGATTCCCGATATAAATATCTTTCTTATAAAAATTTTGATCTCCTCTGTCGGACATATGGGTTGGATGGGGGTCATATCGACTGGGAAAAACGGCTCCCTGATGTTCTTTTATTCTCTGATGATGAGGGTGATGAACAGCCATTACCAGATGGGCAAGGCTTTGTTCAGAGTAAAAAACCAGTCTCACGGACATACCACCCCCGGCGCCCACTTGAAAAACAGGAGATTGCAGATACAATAGAGGGTATTATCAGGCTGGTAGGAATTATCAAGAGACTTCGTGACAAACGAACTATTCGTGAGCATATCTGGCACTTTAAAACAATATTAAAAGAGATCGGCTCACCGGTTCCCGGCCTGGCACATGCCAATTCCCTGAATGCCTGGCTGACGGATGAGGAATACCTGGACCTGTCCTCTTTTCACACACTGCTCAGTGAGTTACAGGATCTCTCAGGGACCGGTGTTATCTCTTACCTGAATCCGGCTGTACCGGTGACATTTATTGATTTCATTGGTGCCGTTCGTCATGTTCTGCAGGAAAAGTCAGGCAATGTATCTCCCGATGCTTCAGGAGTCATTCTTACAGGAATTCGTGAAATCGCTCATCAGCACTATCCTTATGTTTTTTTGGTCTCACTCAATGAAGGCCATATTCCCCGGCTTACAACACGACTCCCATTCACAAACTCCAGTGAGAACAGCCGGATGGATACAAGAACCCTCTCTGATATTCTCAGACAGGAAAAATACCAGTTTATTACTGCACTCGCAGCCGGAACGACCCATCTCTACCTGAGCTGGTATGAACACAAGGATGAACGGACCGTCTTGTCATCGGTCTTCATCGATTATCTCAAATCATCTACGCTTCTCCCTGAATGGGGACGTGGTTCAGATGAGGGTGGTTATTCCGGGTTTCCTGGAGATATGGAGGCATCCTACTCTGCAGGAGTCTGTATCCATAACTCTGAATGGGAGAGATCACGCTCATATATTCCGGAAGATGTTCTGTTGTCCTCATTGGTACAGAGGATATCAATTGAACGAACATACCGGTTCAGATTAAACCGTTCAGAGTATGATGGAATCATTGGAGATGATCAGATTATCAGGTCGGCTCTCCACTTTCAATTCAGTCCGGCATACTCATGGTCTGCGTCGATGCTTGAGACCTATGCGAAATGTCCGTTCAGGTTTTATCTTGAACGGGTTCTTCATATCCGGCCTCTTCCTGATATTGGAAGTGACATCCCCCCTGAGACAAAGGGGAATCTTATTCATGTCATTATGAGCCGTTTCAAACGGACTATGCATGAAAACCGCCTTCTCCCGATCAAAGAGGCCGGGTTTGATACTGCACTCTCCCTCATCAGGGATATTGCAGAGGAAGAGTGTGATAAAGTTCCTTATACGACTCCGCTCTGGATAGCAAAGAAAAGGCAGATTATGGGGGGAGAAGATATCGGTGGCGGCATTCTGGAGCGGTTCATAATGACTGAAATTGACCGCCTGAGTCCTGATGAAGATGGGAGGGTTCCTCATCAGTTCACCCCCCGGTTTTTTGAATACTCATTCGGAGCAGTGAGAGGTCCTGATGATGATCCTGATTCCAGGACTGAACCGGTTGATCTTCTGGCAATTCAGAGGGAGTTGAAAAAATCTCAAAACCCCGGTCAGAATGATAGGGATACGAGCGAGTCTGAAAATTCCATTCGGTTTATTGGAAAGATTGATCGGATTGATCTGACTCCTGACGGGCTTTTTGGTATCATAGACTATAAAACCGGGAAGAACATTCCTGGATCATCAGACCTTACCCGTATGACTGCATTACAGCTTCCCCTCTATCTTCTGGCATATCAGCACATATCTTCCAATAAACCGGTTTTTGGCTCCTATATACAACTTCAACGCAAAATCCTTCATTCAATACCTCTCTATGATCCCACGTTAAAACAGACCCTTCCCAAAGGAAAATTGCCCAGATCAGAACCGCAGTGGCAGGAAATTCTTGAAAATGCACTGCATAGTTCCATCTCTCATGTTCATGATATAAGGAATGGATTGTTCCCGATTCAGGCCACAACCGAATGCAATGCAGACTGGTACTGTCCGTATAAAACCATATGCAGGTTCCAGCCAGACAGGGGTTCACAGCTGGGAGAATGGTACCGGTATCCCTCTGTATCTGATGTATGTTTAGAGGAGGCTGAGGCATAA
- a CDS encoding UvrD-helicase domain-containing protein, producing the protein MAATPRQLEAISRHDVSMVVTAGAGTGKTFVLVEKYLNLVQDQGYRIRDVLALTFTDKAAAEMKERVRKTIAERLKDDPDNQVWKDAHEELVIAPVMTFHSFCAQILREFAIEAGLDPGFVILDEGQALAVEREAFETLIRKPPEEIQESLIRLLAQIEKFQVNQIMTTLAKNTDAFLQFAEDLAGDPDGIINAWEIFLEQVRTPVINQFFADTDIRDAISDFIRFEEVYRNKDDRAVRYLQQVCPYLYDLTPDAPPETLHKAAEEFLKIRPTGKLGSQKIWDNDDLIRFREAKTCLIENLEKAVPFFSLYIDKDSRFTASTITFFRDLALVAGYYFDLLHMLKRQANGVDFNDLIQLTREFLQSHQDIVARHIRPRYQYILVDEFQDTDPAQFEIITAIIGELQPGTRSLFIVGDPKQSIYLFRNADVTRFKEAQTRILSDCKGNLINLDTSFRSCREVIGCVNYLFSRIFASTEKPWEFGYEPIQVCDDRKASPGSITVLLPGKAPKGSERSETKEIEAGMVADLVHQIVSCGSFQITDRDGVMRPAGYGDIAILIERRTHLTRYTTALSRKETPFYVHGGIGFYSRQEIYDIYNILSFLLRPYDSAALFGVLRSPYFSFSDPLIYHILNVPGAKRRWSLYEKLRACAERFCTRPSEIEPSAEILSCSPADQELILRAARLLESWRNLAGREPVVPLVNRIIRESGILTIYGALEQGEQQAANLTKLLGIIRGRTEGGYYSLFDLVQDMMISIADEEREGEAALDTLSKTSVNIMTVHAAKGLEFPVVILPDMGSSREGKLGPILSGDHPHLYGVRIPDPDQDFDIKETPVYTALSLIQKEKESAERKRLFYVGATRARDHLVLCGKQPDKFYESVDKSNNRIDWVCTLFGITKDIAEEGGVISIDPEDGGKPIDITILTDPDQLTRMWAQEALPPLTLPDEYAKLSGTRKRGLYSDMPDEKATIRPVPVTDIGLLGKATGHEETIHQVTIPGGSHLLPDEIGTLLHHIFSGKDTKSVLVSYGITSPEAESFCNTLYQRFCSTPLIRDAVRSFQEVSFITYSGNFPVTGRIDRLIQDSRNEWAVIDYKSGDKTGAELQLNVYRIAAEVLTGQPVRMFLYSMKTGEFTEPRFLSDEEIHVALKRYLGK; encoded by the coding sequence ATGGCAGCAACCCCCCGTCAACTTGAGGCAATCTCACGGCATGATGTCAGCATGGTGGTTACTGCCGGAGCAGGAACCGGTAAGACCTTTGTCCTGGTAGAAAAGTATCTGAACCTGGTTCAGGACCAGGGATATCGCATCAGGGATGTTCTTGCTCTTACCTTCACCGATAAGGCTGCGGCAGAGATGAAGGAGCGGGTCAGAAAGACCATTGCAGAACGACTCAAAGATGATCCTGACAATCAGGTCTGGAAGGATGCACACGAAGAGCTTGTCATTGCACCGGTTATGACATTTCATTCCTTCTGTGCTCAGATTCTCCGGGAATTTGCCATTGAAGCAGGGCTTGACCCGGGTTTTGTGATCCTTGATGAGGGGCAGGCACTGGCTGTAGAACGGGAAGCATTTGAAACCCTCATTAGAAAACCTCCGGAAGAGATACAGGAATCACTTATCCGGCTTCTCGCACAGATTGAAAAATTCCAGGTCAATCAGATCATGACAACGCTCGCTAAAAATACCGACGCATTTTTACAGTTTGCAGAGGACCTGGCAGGAGATCCGGATGGAATCATCAATGCATGGGAGATTTTTTTAGAACAGGTCAGAACCCCGGTTATAAATCAGTTTTTCGCTGACACGGATATTAGAGATGCAATTTCAGATTTCATCAGATTTGAAGAGGTATATAGAAACAAGGATGATCGTGCAGTCCGGTATTTACAGCAGGTCTGTCCTTATCTGTATGATCTCACTCCTGATGCCCCACCTGAAACGTTGCATAAAGCAGCGGAAGAATTTCTAAAAATTCGTCCGACCGGTAAACTGGGGTCACAAAAAATATGGGACAATGATGACTTAATCCGGTTTCGTGAAGCGAAAACCTGCCTTATCGAAAACCTTGAAAAAGCAGTTCCATTTTTCTCCCTGTATATCGATAAAGATTCACGATTTACTGCATCAACCATCACGTTCTTTAGGGATCTGGCTCTCGTGGCAGGATATTACTTCGACCTTTTACACATGCTGAAAAGGCAGGCAAACGGAGTTGATTTCAATGATCTCATCCAGTTGACCCGGGAATTTCTGCAATCCCATCAGGATATCGTTGCACGGCATATCAGACCACGGTATCAGTATATTCTGGTTGATGAATTCCAGGACACCGACCCTGCTCAATTTGAAATAATTACTGCTATTATTGGTGAATTACAACCAGGAACGCGAAGCCTCTTCATCGTCGGTGATCCCAAGCAGTCGATTTACCTGTTCCGGAATGCGGATGTGACACGGTTTAAAGAAGCTCAGACCCGTATTCTTTCCGATTGCAAGGGAAATCTCATCAATCTGGATACGAGTTTTCGAAGTTGCCGGGAGGTTATCGGATGTGTCAATTATCTCTTCTCCCGAATCTTTGCATCAACCGAAAAGCCCTGGGAGTTTGGATATGAACCAATTCAGGTCTGCGATGACCGAAAAGCATCACCGGGTTCGATTACCGTTCTGCTTCCTGGAAAGGCACCAAAAGGGAGTGAACGATCAGAAACAAAGGAGATAGAAGCAGGAATGGTGGCAGATCTTGTTCATCAGATCGTCTCATGCGGTTCATTTCAAATTACCGACCGGGACGGGGTAATGCGACCGGCCGGATATGGAGATATCGCAATTCTTATTGAGCGACGGACTCATCTTACCCGGTATACGACCGCTCTTTCCAGAAAAGAGACACCTTTTTATGTCCATGGGGGGATTGGATTCTACTCCCGGCAGGAGATCTATGATATCTATAATATTCTCTCGTTCCTCTTACGGCCCTATGATAGTGCTGCACTTTTCGGTGTCCTTCGGTCCCCTTATTTCAGCTTCTCTGATCCGCTGATCTATCATATCCTTAACGTTCCTGGAGCGAAACGAAGATGGAGCCTGTATGAGAAGTTAAGAGCCTGTGCTGAACGATTCTGTACCCGCCCCTCTGAAATAGAACCATCAGCGGAGATCCTTTCCTGCTCACCTGCTGACCAGGAGCTCATTCTCCGTGCAGCCCGGTTGCTTGAATCATGGAGAAACCTGGCCGGGAGAGAGCCGGTGGTGCCTTTGGTAAACCGCATTATACGAGAATCCGGCATTCTTACTATCTATGGTGCATTAGAGCAGGGTGAACAACAGGCTGCAAATCTGACAAAACTTCTTGGAATCATCCGGGGGAGAACAGAGGGAGGATACTATAGTTTATTTGATCTGGTACAGGACATGATGATCTCTATCGCCGATGAGGAACGGGAAGGGGAGGCTGCACTTGATACCCTCTCGAAGACATCGGTGAATATTATGACCGTGCATGCCGCGAAGGGTCTTGAATTCCCTGTCGTCATACTTCCTGACATGGGTTCATCACGAGAAGGAAAACTGGGCCCCATACTTTCCGGTGATCATCCTCATCTCTATGGGGTCAGGATTCCGGATCCTGATCAGGATTTTGATATCAAAGAAACTCCGGTCTATACTGCATTGTCGCTTATTCAGAAAGAAAAGGAATCGGCTGAGCGAAAACGACTCTTCTATGTCGGAGCCACGAGAGCCAGGGATCATCTTGTTCTCTGTGGGAAACAACCTGATAAATTCTATGAATCGGTTGATAAGAGTAATAACAGGATTGACTGGGTGTGCACGCTCTTTGGGATAACAAAGGACATTGCAGAAGAAGGGGGCGTTATTAGCATTGATCCGGAAGATGGCGGAAAACCTATAGATATTACCATCCTGACCGATCCTGATCAACTGACCCGGATGTGGGCACAGGAAGCACTTCCTCCTCTTACCCTTCCAGATGAGTATGCCAAGTTGTCCGGAACCAGAAAACGTGGTCTTTACTCGGATATGCCTGATGAAAAAGCCACGATCAGACCTGTTCCGGTGACCGATATAGGACTATTGGGAAAAGCGACCGGGCATGAAGAGACTATTCATCAGGTCACGATTCCTGGTGGCTCTCATCTCCTGCCTGATGAGATTGGAACCCTGCTTCATCATATCTTTTCAGGAAAGGATACAAAATCAGTACTTGTCTCGTATGGTATCACAAGTCCTGAAGCAGAGTCCTTTTGTAATACCTTATATCAGCGGTTTTGCAGCACTCCCCTCATTCGCGATGCAGTTCGTTCATTCCAGGAAGTCTCCTTTATAACCTATTCAGGGAATTTTCCGGTTACCGGACGTATTGACCGGCTGATTCAGGACAGCAGAAATGAATGGGCTGTTATTGATTATAAATCTGGAGACAAGACCGGTGCAGAACTGCAACTGAATGTATACCGGATCGCAGCAGAGGTACTCACCGGCCAGCCGGTCAGAATGTTCCTTTATTCTATGAAAACCGGAGAGTTTACAGAGCCCCGCTTTCTTTCTGATGAAGAGATACATGTAGCTCTCAAAAGATATCTGGGAAAATAA
- the malQ gene encoding 4-alpha-glucanotransferase, translated as MKTRGSGILLHITSLPGQFGIGDLGPQADRFVDFLQASGQRYWQILPVHPTDIRYDNSPYHSISAFAGNPLLISPEEMVNDGYLDPSDLQEGLEGPRDEVDYKAVIAYKERLFDMAYNRFAYFGSDPRFIDFCSEQAWWLDDYALFTAIRKYYAPAVWSDWPHPLKERDPQALHEFQEKNNSVIEREKFIQYIFSGQWEALRKKCHNAGIRLIGDIPIYIDYDSSDVWTYSDLFRLDKERRPTFVAGVPPDYFSATGQVWNNPLYDWDAIKNSGFSWWLLRLKRELSMVDYVRIDHFRGLVGFWEIRAGSDTAIEGRWIEAPAWDFIRTLVKEFPCLPIIAEDLGIITSDVREIMREFMIPGMKVLVFAFSSPTGDNPYILHNIPKDSVVYTGTHDNTPVRGWYELDATHEEKQRLIAYLGREPEIHEISDIFIRLAMMSSANTAIIPIQDILGLDSSARMNKPGTEHGNWRWRLQERMISEELSRRLSELVKIYGR; from the coding sequence ATGAAGACCCGCGGGAGTGGCATTCTTCTTCACATCACTTCACTTCCCGGTCAGTTCGGGATTGGCGATCTGGGGCCTCAGGCAGATCGGTTTGTTGATTTTTTACAGGCATCAGGACAGCGGTACTGGCAGATCCTTCCGGTCCATCCAACCGATATCAGGTATGATAACTCCCCGTACCATTCTATCTCTGCTTTTGCAGGTAATCCTCTCCTCATCAGTCCTGAGGAGATGGTCAATGACGGCTATCTTGATCCTTCAGATCTGCAGGAGGGTTTGGAGGGACCTCGTGATGAAGTAGATTATAAAGCCGTCATTGCATATAAGGAACGGCTCTTTGATATGGCGTATAACCGGTTTGCGTATTTCGGATCAGACCCCCGGTTTATCGACTTTTGTAGTGAACAGGCATGGTGGCTTGATGATTACGCTCTTTTTACCGCAATCAGAAAATATTATGCCCCGGCTGTCTGGTCAGACTGGCCTCATCCATTGAAAGAGAGGGATCCCCAGGCACTTCATGAGTTTCAGGAGAAGAATAATTCAGTAATTGAACGTGAGAAGTTCATTCAGTATATCTTCTCCGGCCAATGGGAGGCACTCAGGAAAAAATGCCATAATGCCGGTATTCGACTTATCGGTGATATTCCCATCTATATCGATTACGATAGCAGTGATGTCTGGACCTATTCGGATCTCTTCCGGTTGGATAAAGAAAGGAGGCCAACATTCGTTGCAGGTGTCCCTCCGGATTATTTCAGTGCAACCGGGCAGGTATGGAATAATCCACTCTATGACTGGGATGCCATAAAGAATTCCGGGTTTTCCTGGTGGCTTTTACGACTGAAGAGAGAACTCTCCATGGTTGATTATGTACGGATCGATCATTTCAGGGGGCTTGTTGGATTCTGGGAGATCAGAGCAGGATCAGATACCGCAATCGAAGGAAGGTGGATAGAGGCTCCTGCCTGGGATTTCATCAGGACCCTGGTGAAAGAATTTCCCTGCCTCCCGATTATTGCGGAGGATCTGGGCATTATCACATCTGATGTCAGAGAGATTATGAGAGAGTTTATGATTCCGGGAATGAAAGTCCTGGTCTTTGCCTTCAGTTCCCCAACCGGGGATAACCCGTACATTCTTCATAATATCCCCAAAGATTCGGTTGTGTATACCGGGACCCATGATAATACACCGGTCAGGGGATGGTATGAACTGGATGCAACTCATGAAGAAAAACAAAGGCTTATTGCATACCTCGGAAGGGAGCCCGAAATTCATGAGATATCTGATATATTCATCCGTCTAGCGATGATGAGCAGTGCCAATACTGCAATCATACCTATACAGGATATTCTGGGACTTGATTCATCTGCAAGAATGAATAAACCAGGTACTGAACACGGGAACTGGAGATGGCGGTTACAGGAGAGGATGATATCAGAAGAACTCTCCAGGCGGCTCTCAGAACTGGTAAAAATTTACGGAAGATGA